From one Gossypium hirsutum isolate 1008001.06 chromosome D08, Gossypium_hirsutum_v2.1, whole genome shotgun sequence genomic stretch:
- the LOC107919809 gene encoding ADP,ATP carrier protein 1, mitochondrial gives MDQVQHPSIMQKVAGQLLRSSHSQDFQGYNGSFRSPALYQRRAAYGNYSNAALQHPVRAFGDLSMVPSTASAICVQAPAEKGFSSFAIDFLMGGVSAAVSKTAAAPIERVKLLIQNQDEMIKSGRLSEPYKGIGDCFKRTIKDEGFGSLWRGNTANVIRYFPTQALNFAFKDYFKRLFNFKKDRDGYWKWFAGNLASGGAAGASSLLFVYSLDYARTRLANDAKAAKKGGERQFNGLVDVYRKTLKSDGIAGLYRGFNISCVGIIVYRGLYFGMYDSLKPVLLTGSMQDSFFASFALGWLITNGAGLASYPIDTVRRRMMMTSGEAVKYKSSLDAFSQILKNEGAKSLFKGAGANILRAIAGAGVLAGYDKLQLIVFGKKYGSGGA, from the exons ATGGATCAGGTTCAACACCCATCTATCATGCAGAAGGTAGCAGGCCAGCTCCTTCGTTCTAGCCATTCTCAAGATTTTCAAGGTTATAATGGGTCTTTCAGGAGTCCTGCTCTATACCAAAGGCGTGCTGCATATGGCAATTACTCCAATGCTGCTCTGCAGCATCCTGTCCGGGCTTTTGGAGACCTGTCTATGGTTCCATCAACAGCTTCTGCTATTTGCGTTCAGGCTCCTGCTGAGAAAGGATTTAGCAGCTTTGCTATTGATTTCCTCATGGGTGGAGTTTCTGCTGCTGTATCAAAAACAGCTGCTGCACCAATTGAGCGTGTTAAGCTTTTGATTCAGAACCAAGATGAAATGATCAAAAGTGGAAGGCTCTCTGAACCTTACAAGGGTATTGGTGATTGTTTCAAGCGAACAATCAAGGATGAAGGATTTGGTTCTTTGTGGAGAGGGAACACTGCCAATGTTATTCGTTATTTCCCTACTCAG GCCTTGAACTTTGCCTTCAAGGATTACTTCAAGAGGCTTTTCAACTTCAAGAAAGACAGAGATGGTTACTGGAAATGGTTTGCTGGGAACTTGGCTTCTGGTGGTGCAGCTGGTGCTTCTTCCCTTCTCTTTGTCTACTCCTTGGATTATGCTCGAACTCGTCTTGCAAATGATGCAAAGGCTGCAAAGAAGGGAGGAGAGAGACAATTCAATGGTCTTGTTGATGTCTACAGGAAAACCCTAAAATCTGATGGTATTGCCGGGCTTTATCGTGGTTTCAACATTTCATGTGTTGGAATCATTGTTTACCGTGGTCTATATTTTGGAATGTACGACTCTCTGAAGCCAGTGCTTTTGACTGGAAGCATGCAG GATAGTTTCTTCGCTAGCTTTGCTCTTGGTTGGCTCATCACAAATGGTGCTGGCCTTGCATCTTACCCAATTGACACTGTTCGTAGAAGAATGATGATGACTTCTGGTGAAGCTGTCAAATACAAGAGCTCGCTCGATGCCTTCTCTCAGATCTTGAAAAACGAAGGTGCCAAGTCTCTATTCAAGGGTGCTGGAGCTAACATCCTTCGTGCCATTGCCGGTGCGGGTGTGCTCGCTGGATACGACAAGTTGCAGCTCATTGTTTTCGGAAAGAAGTACGGATCCGGTGGTGCTTAA